GAAGATGGGATTCTGACGTGCCTCATTGATCCAGGGAAACGTTTTGAATTCAAGGACATACCTTGACTTCTCCTTTCGGAGTGTGGTCTCAATTCCAAGGTTCCCGAGAAACCCTGAAAGCCACTTTATGTATGCGTTGAAAACCCTCTCGGGTGCCCTCCCTGATCTGATATCCTCAACAACCCCCAGCTTCTCCATCATCCTATGGAAGTTGGGTTTGAGGTTCTTCTCAAACCTGTCTGCAAAGTTCTTTATGATGGCATTTCTGAGCTGTGGAGGAATTGATGATGCAAAGACCGGCACAGCTGAGACAACGAATCCATAAAGCTGGGCCTTTGACCTCTCACGGATGAGTTCCTCCCTCCTCTTCTCGGCCTCCACCCTCCCTGTTATGTCATGCCCTATTATCTGGAGGAGGTTCTTCTCGGTTGTTGTCTCAATGGTGGTGGAGTGTATCTCAAAGTGGTGCTTCCTTCCCTTCACATCAACAAATTCGATTTCAAAGGTTTTAGGATCATGGTTCATGAGGTCAAGGATCTTCTCAAGGAGCTCCCTTGATAGGAAACCCTTCCTCTCGAGGATGGAGAGTTTCTTACCCCTTAACTTCTTTCTGTCAAGCCCTGTTAACTCCTCGACGGTTCTGTTTGCAAAGAGTATCCTTGAGTCAGAGTTCAGGAGAATTATGGGGTCGGGTGATGTTTCAAGGAGTGCCCTGTAGCGTTCCTCACTTTCGCGGAGTTTACTGTCCATCCTGTGTTTATAGAGGGCCACCTCGATTGCACTGTGAAGCTCACGGTCCTCAAAGGGTTTTATTATATACCCGAAGGGCCCTGTGAGCTTCGCACGGCTCAGGGTCTTCTCATCAGAGTATGCTGTGAGGTAAACAACGGGTATATTCATCTCCTCTCTTATGACCTCTGCCGCCTCTATCCCGTCCATTTCACCCTTAAGCACTATATCCATGAGTACAAGGTCAGGTTTCTCCTCACGGGCAAGTTTTATTGCCTCCTCACCTGAGGCTGCCATCCCGACCACACGGTAGCCGAGACCCTCGGCCCTGTGCTTGATGTCCATGGCCACTATACTCTCATCTTCCACAACGAGCAAACTTGTAGGCGACATTCAATCCTCCCTGGATATCATTCATCCCCCGGATTAGGTTCACACAGTCAATCAGTATTATGTAAGTGGTCAGTATAAATAATTTGCTGGAAAATTCCGTTATCATCCCCTAAAACACTTCCAAACTGCAGAAAACCCTATGGAGGGGATTCAGCCACCATCACCCCTTCTGAAGTGTCTGTATACCCTCTCTGCCACCGGGCGGTTCATGCCCCTTACCGCAGCAAGTTCCTCCACACTGGCATTCCCTATACCCTCAACACTTCCAAAGTGCTCCAGGAGGGCCCTCTTTCTTCTGGGACCAACACCCCTTATACCGTCGAGTTCCGACTCAAGGGATTTTCTGTCCCTGATCCTCCGGTGGTATTCAACTGCAAACCTGTGGGCCTCGTCACGCAGGTGTCTGAGAAGCTGAAGGGCACCATCTGATACCTCAACTGGCTCTGAAAGCCCCGGGAGGTATATATCCTCCTCCCTCTTTGCTATGCCCACAAGAGGCAGATCCACACCACATGACCTGAGGGCATCCAGTGCCGCTGAGAGCTGTCCCTTACCCCCGTCAATCAGCACAAGGTCCGGTTTTTCAGTTTCATCACTGGAGTACCTCCTCATGACGAGTTCCCTCATCATGGCATAGTCATCCGGGCCCCTGGTCCTTATACGGTAGCGGCGGTACATTCCGGGGGCTGGTTTACCATCCAGGAAGACGGCGACTGAACCAGTTGCGTGTTCACCACCAATATTGGATATGTCAAGGCCCTCAATCCGTCTGGGAATGGAGGGGAGCTTGAGTTCACCCTTGAGTTCAAGGAGCGCATCCTTCACCTTACCCTTCTGTTTGAGGATGACGGAGGCGTTCTTCCAGGCGATGTTCAGGAGTCTCCTGCCTGAGCCCCCCTCTGGTGAATGTATCCTGACCTCACCACCCCTGAGCTCAGAGAGCCACTCTGATATGACCTCATCCCCTATGGGGTACTGCACCAGGATCTCTGATGGAACGTACCGCGGGATGGCATAGTACTGCTTGAGGAAGGACTCGATGATCTCCCTCCTATCTGCTGAGCCCCTCAGCATGAAGTCGTCCTTACCTGTGATCTTACCGTCGCGGATCTGCAGAACCACAACGACGGAGTTATCTCCACGGGTCTCCAGGGCCACTATGTCCTGGTCGATGGAGTCTGTGAAGGCCGCGTACTGTCTCTCCATAACCTCACGTATGGATTCAATCTGGTCCCGGATAACAGCGGCCCTCTCGAATTCCAGTTTTTCTGAGGCATCGCGCATCTCTGCCTCAAGGGCCTCAACCACCTCCCGGTATCGGCCCTGAAAGAAGAGGTCCACCCTTTCGATGATCTCAAGGTAGTCCTCCATGCTTATCCCGCCGTCGCAGGGGGCATGGCAGAGGTCTATCTGGCTGTTGAGGCAGGGTCCATCCATCCTTCTGCAGCTTCGGATCCTGAAGAGGGACTTTATGAACTTCAGGGTCTTCCTCACAGACCCGGTATCGGTGAATGGCCCGTAGTACCTTGCACTGTCACCCCTGATGGTCCTTGTTATGATTACACGGGGGTATTCCTCGTCTGTTATCTTTATGAAGGGGTACCTCTTATCGTCCTTGAGGCGGACGTTGTATGGTGGCCTGTACCTCTTTATGAGGTTGGATTCAAGGATGAGGGCCTCCTTTTCATTCTCTGTTAGGATGTACTCTATGCTGTCAAGGTGCCTCATCATGACCCTGAGGCGGGGGTTCTCGTGTTCCCTGAAGTAGGATGCTACCCTCTTCCTTATTGAGACCGATTTGCCAACGTAGAGGACTCTGTCGTTTTCATCACGGAATATGTAAACGCCTGTCCTGTC
Above is a genomic segment from Methanothermobacter sp. containing:
- a CDS encoding methanogen output domain 1-containing protein, with the translated sequence MEDESIVAMDIKHRAEGLGYRVVGMAASGEEAIKLAREEKPDLVLMDIVLKGEMDGIEAAEVIREEMNIPVVYLTAYSDEKTLSRAKLTGPFGYIIKPFEDRELHSAIEVALYKHRMDSKLRESEERYRALLETSPDPIILLNSDSRILFANRTVEELTGLDRKKLRGKKLSILERKGFLSRELLEKILDLMNHDPKTFEIEFVDVKGRKHHFEIHSTTIETTTEKNLLQIIGHDITGRVEAEKRREELIRERSKAQLYGFVVSAVPVFASSIPPQLRNAIIKNFADRFEKNLKPNFHRMMEKLGVVEDIRSGRAPERVFNAYIKWLSGFLGNLGIETTLRKEKSRYVLEFKTFPWINEARQNPIFSLIFRAMLMRSFTWTGIKGSVIQTSTLRSRDENLTFEFHMV
- the uvrC gene encoding excinuclease ABC subunit UvrC, which gives rise to MTRVRDPGKLPDRTGVYIFRDENDRVLYVGKSVSIRKRVASYFREHENPRLRVMMRHLDSIEYILTENEKEALILESNLIKRYRPPYNVRLKDDKRYPFIKITDEEYPRVIITRTIRGDSARYYGPFTDTGSVRKTLKFIKSLFRIRSCRRMDGPCLNSQIDLCHAPCDGGISMEDYLEIIERVDLFFQGRYREVVEALEAEMRDASEKLEFERAAVIRDQIESIREVMERQYAAFTDSIDQDIVALETRGDNSVVVVLQIRDGKITGKDDFMLRGSADRREIIESFLKQYYAIPRYVPSEILVQYPIGDEVISEWLSELRGGEVRIHSPEGGSGRRLLNIAWKNASVILKQKGKVKDALLELKGELKLPSIPRRIEGLDISNIGGEHATGSVAVFLDGKPAPGMYRRYRIRTRGPDDYAMMRELVMRRYSSDETEKPDLVLIDGGKGQLSAALDALRSCGVDLPLVGIAKREEDIYLPGLSEPVEVSDGALQLLRHLRDEAHRFAVEYHRRIRDRKSLESELDGIRGVGPRRKRALLEHFGSVEGIGNASVEELAAVRGMNRPVAERVYRHFRRGDGG